The following coding sequences are from one Candidatus Brocadia sp. window:
- a CDS encoding PAS domain S-box protein → MYISIKNRLILLLILFTLLPFILLRIIAYPRIQSDLQEVLIRNLDGIGHKQAQLVTNWIHERMMNVRVIANNPLMIKCVKITKEDKDYPDIVQYLETVRNEYGYKGVFISNDKGLVTIATVEEGVGNDISETEYFQEAMQGKTFVSSFMPSEIPLVNEFGEKEFGMPTVFVSTPLKDKDGIIIGVVSVRVDVNSLNDLMLSLNLGKTGETYLVNKDGYMVTESRFAVHLKEIGLVKKRCALELKLIDRETGELTKGVRECISGSNGFDARGYKDYSGVTVLGAWRWLPEFYLGVISEIDRDEGYGAAYNLNYIVGSVLLILAFPFVVAAYFIGKKTSIPIIKLTEATEKMASGDLTQRVDIKREDEIGILANSFNAMAKSLDEKTKEITASEKRYRELFNSLKEGVYQSEPGVEGVFTFINKAGAEILGYSSPEEVIGTKVKNIYGDPEDRRRLCEKLEKDGVWREFVSICKRRNGENFYAERTSNLLRDEKENPVAIHGVFRDISERKKAEMEIVESEQRYRVLFDSLKEGVYQSEPTEDGVFTWINRAGAEILGFKSPEEVVGTRVKDIYVNSDDRRKIVEKLTKEGVWRNFSSLCKRKNGERFYMERTSNLVTDDKGKPTRIDGIFRDITERKRSEEELQESERHYRQLLDSLKEGIYQCEPTVDGVFTWINRAGAEILGYNSPEEVIGTRVKDMYVDSDDRKELIVKLEKEGVWRDFTSYCKRKNGERFISERTSNLERDESGKPIRITGVFRDITER, encoded by the coding sequence TCATACGAAATCTTGATGGTATTGGCCACAAACAGGCACAATTAGTAACGAATTGGATCCACGAAAGGATGATGAATGTACGGGTAATTGCAAACAATCCTTTGATGATCAAATGTGTAAAAATTACAAAAGAAGACAAGGATTACCCGGATATTGTCCAATACTTAGAGACGGTAAGGAACGAATATGGTTATAAGGGTGTATTTATCAGCAATGACAAAGGATTGGTAACTATTGCTACGGTTGAAGAAGGTGTGGGAAATGATATTTCAGAAACAGAGTATTTTCAAGAAGCAATGCAAGGAAAGACCTTTGTATCGAGTTTTATGCCATCTGAGATCCCGTTGGTAAACGAATTTGGAGAGAAAGAATTTGGCATGCCTACTGTGTTTGTTTCGACACCATTGAAAGATAAGGATGGAATTATAATTGGCGTTGTCTCTGTCAGAGTAGATGTGAATAGTTTGAATGATTTAATGCTCAGTCTCAATTTAGGGAAGACAGGAGAGACCTATCTGGTAAATAAAGACGGATATATGGTCACGGAATCACGGTTTGCTGTCCACCTCAAAGAAATAGGGCTCGTGAAAAAGAGATGCGCCTTAGAATTGAAGCTCATTGATCGGGAAACTGGTGAGTTGACGAAAGGTGTTCGAGAGTGTATTTCTGGCAGCAATGGTTTTGATGCGAGGGGCTACAAGGATTACAGCGGTGTAACGGTATTAGGCGCATGGCGCTGGCTGCCTGAATTTTATTTGGGTGTAATATCAGAAATCGATAGAGATGAAGGCTATGGAGCCGCTTATAACCTGAATTATATTGTCGGCTCTGTGTTATTAATCCTTGCATTCCCATTTGTAGTGGCAGCATATTTTATCGGTAAAAAGACTTCGATACCGATTATCAAACTCACTGAAGCAACTGAAAAAATGGCTTCAGGAGATTTAACTCAAAGGGTAGATATTAAGAGAGAAGATGAAATTGGAATATTGGCAAATTCCTTTAATGCTATGGCAAAGTCTTTGGATGAGAAGACAAAAGAAATAACAGCATCCGAAAAACGGTATAGGGAATTGTTTAACTCTCTAAAGGAAGGGGTGTATCAGTCTGAGCCAGGGGTAGAGGGTGTGTTTACCTTTATTAATAAGGCAGGTGCGGAAATCCTGGGATATAGTTCTCCGGAAGAGGTAATTGGAACGAAGGTAAAAAATATCTACGGAGACCCGGAGGATAGAAGACGGCTTTGTGAGAAACTTGAGAAGGACGGAGTATGGAGAGAATTTGTATCCATTTGTAAGAGAAGGAACGGTGAGAATTTTTATGCAGAACGTACAAGCAATTTGCTGAGGGATGAAAAAGAGAATCCAGTTGCTATCCATGGAGTATTCAGGGATATCTCAGAGAGGAAAAAAGCAGAGATGGAGATTGTTGAATCTGAACAGAGGTATCGCGTGTTATTCGATTCACTCAAAGAAGGGGTATATCAATCCGAACCGACAGAGGATGGCGTATTTACCTGGATCAACAGGGCAGGGGCAGAGATCCTTGGTTTTAAGTCTCCGGAGGAGGTTGTTGGGACGAGGGTAAAGGATATTTATGTGAATTCAGATGACCGGAGAAAAATAGTTGAGAAGTTAACGAAGGAAGGTGTTTGGAGGAATTTTTCCTCCTTATGCAAGAGGAAAAATGGTGAACGTTTTTATATGGAACGCACATCAAATCTGGTTACAGATGATAAAGGAAAACCAACGCGCATAGATGGTATATTCAGGGATATTACTGAGCGAAAGAGGTCAGAAGAGGAATTACAGGAATCTGAGAGGCACTACAGACAATTGCTGGATTCATTAAAAGAGGGAATATACCAGTGTGAGCCAACGGTAGATGGGGTATTTACCTGGATCAATAGGGCAGGGGCAGAGATCCTTGGTTACAACTCACCTGAAGAAGTGATTGGAACACGGGTAAAGGATATGTATGTGGATTCCGATGATCGAAAAGAATTAATTGTGAAGTTGGAAAAGGAAGGGGTATGGCGGGATTTTACTTCATACTGTAAAAGGAAAAATGGAGAGCGATTTATTTCTGAGAGGACATCCAACCTTGAGCGGGATGAAAGCGGTAAACCAATCAGGATTACAGGTGTATTCAGAGATATAACAGAAAGATAA
- a CDS encoding formate/nitrite transporter family protein has protein sequence MLYTGNVDAIAAVSLKKATAMKHSLTGFLTLSVMAGFFIGFGVLLMVIAAAPVAALNPGIGKIVGGAVFPIALILVVIGGAELFTGYNLLILKGTFRGTVPFGDAMLGWFWTYLGNLGGSMIFALLIYMSGVFAPDPWHAFLNKAATYKMNAPWWELFFRGLFCNWLVCLGIWSAFRCTSDSGKIMMCWWVLFCFVTTGMEHSVANMTFLTIANLLPHGPEISWGKMFGWNLIPVTLGNIVGGSFFVTFLYWFATAMDEKGARRMEAVKGGSGVGELPRAGGASEEIKDIKVKMK, from the coding sequence ATGTTATATACTGGAAATGTAGATGCAATTGCAGCGGTATCTTTAAAGAAAGCCACCGCAATGAAACATAGCTTAACAGGCTTTCTGACACTTTCTGTGATGGCTGGTTTTTTTATTGGATTTGGCGTCCTTCTCATGGTTATTGCGGCTGCTCCTGTTGCAGCGCTAAACCCTGGAATAGGTAAAATAGTTGGGGGCGCAGTATTTCCTATCGCTTTGATATTAGTAGTTATTGGCGGAGCCGAGCTTTTTACCGGATATAACTTGCTGATATTAAAAGGTACCTTTCGGGGTACAGTGCCATTTGGCGATGCAATGCTGGGCTGGTTTTGGACGTACTTGGGTAACCTGGGCGGATCAATGATTTTTGCACTTTTAATCTATATGTCCGGTGTGTTCGCCCCTGATCCATGGCATGCCTTTTTGAACAAGGCGGCCACCTATAAGATGAATGCGCCATGGTGGGAATTGTTTTTCAGGGGTCTCTTTTGTAACTGGCTCGTTTGCCTGGGTATATGGTCTGCTTTTAGGTGCACAAGTGATTCGGGCAAGATAATGATGTGCTGGTGGGTTTTATTCTGTTTTGTTACCACAGGAATGGAACACAGTGTGGCAAATATGACGTTTTTGACGATTGCAAATTTACTGCCGCATGGTCCGGAGATTTCATGGGGTAAAATGTTCGGGTGGAACCTTATCCCTGTTACCCTTGGTAATATCGTGGGAGGCAGTTTCTTCGTTACCTTCCTCTATTGGTTTGCCACTGCTATGGATGAGAAAGGAGCAAGGAGGATGGAGGCCGTAAAGGGAGGTTCCGGAGTCGGTGAGTTACCACGGGCCGGCGGTGCTTCTGAAGAGATTAAAGATATCAAGGTGAAAATGAAGTAA